The following are from one region of the Magallana gigas chromosome 6, xbMagGiga1.1, whole genome shotgun sequence genome:
- the LOC136269733 gene encoding uncharacterized protein isoform X1, which translates to MEKAVYNGIIFSLFQQARMTSKRLQTMPGLNSRKYDPFYINPKYFWEQLQMVIGTEEDVHIRREVITLYMYALCGSNSCDYMSGSKGEGFLFYWSDVDVMLSTPSPQISMDSFHPGCAFIATRNGCQPGFCKLIQCHAKCDYYSRTGFLQLRQQMNFNVNFDLTNRGPSFSTNYPDGFDRCHALPIHPDSSNVFLKTFQTKFWNDVKSEIIKDNITVMHCVPKGPEKGDEDGHQWLISFSVIEQKIVHSLNHVQFCCYGLMKIFIHIVIDIHPDTHDTITSYHLKTVLFHVIEDIHPDFWILQNIFYCLRICLTRLLLFATKGCCPSYFIPENNLFFQKLDWLRKDAL; encoded by the exons ATGGAAAAGGCTGTGTATAATGGCATTATTTTCTCCTTGTTTCAACAGGCTCGGATGACTTCTAAACGACTACAGACAATGCCAG gattgaattcaagaaaatatGATCCATTTTACataaatccaaaatatttcTGGGAGCAGCTGCAGATGGTTATTGGTACAGAGGAGGATGTACACATTCGGAGGGAAGTTATTACACTTTACATGTATGCTTTATGTGGATCAAATTCTTGTGATTACATGTCCGGAAGTAAAGGTGAaggatttttgttttattggaGTGACGTTGATGTCATGTTATCAACACCCTCACCACAAATCAGCATGGATTCGTTCCATCCTGGTTGTGCGTTCATAGCAACGAGAAATGGTTGTCAACCAGGATTTTGTAAACTAATTCAATGTCACGCCAAGTGTGATTACTATTCTAGAACAgggtttttacaattaagaCAGCAGATGAATTTTAATGTAAACTTTGACCTCACAAATCGAGGACCCAGTTTTTCAACGAATTATCCAGATGGATTTGACCGTTGCCATGCGTTACCTATACACCCAGATTCGTCTAATGTATTCTTAAAAacctttcaaacaaaattttggaaTGATGTTAAATCAGAAATAATCAAAGACAACATAACGGTTATGCATTGCGTTCCTAAAGGTCCAGAAAAGGGAGATGAAGATGGACATCAATGGTTGATCTCATTTTCTGTTATTGAGCAAAAAATTGTCCATTCATTGAACCATGTCCAGTTTTGTTGTTACGGATTGATGAAAATCTTTATACATATAGTTATTGATATTCATCCTGACACTCACGACACGATTacttcgtaccatttaaaaacGGTTCTGTTCCATGTCATTGAAGACATCCATCCTGATTTTTGGATTCTacagaatatattttattgtctaCGAATATGCTTGACGCGACTTTTATTATTTGCTACTAAAGGCTGCTGTCCTAGTTATTTTATACctgaaaataatcttttttttcaaaaactagaCTGGTTGAGAAAAGATGCACTATAA
- the LOC136269733 gene encoding uncharacterized protein isoform X2 produces the protein MTSKRLQTMPGLNSRKYDPFYINPKYFWEQLQMVIGTEEDVHIRREVITLYMYALCGSNSCDYMSGSKGEGFLFYWSDVDVMLSTPSPQISMDSFHPGCAFIATRNGCQPGFCKLIQCHAKCDYYSRTGFLQLRQQMNFNVNFDLTNRGPSFSTNYPDGFDRCHALPIHPDSSNVFLKTFQTKFWNDVKSEIIKDNITVMHCVPKGPEKGDEDGHQWLISFSVIEQKIVHSLNHVQFCCYGLMKIFIHIVIDIHPDTHDTITSYHLKTVLFHVIEDIHPDFWILQNIFYCLRICLTRLLLFATKGCCPSYFIPENNLFFQKLDWLRKDAL, from the exons ATGACTTCTAAACGACTACAGACAATGCCAG gattgaattcaagaaaatatGATCCATTTTACataaatccaaaatatttcTGGGAGCAGCTGCAGATGGTTATTGGTACAGAGGAGGATGTACACATTCGGAGGGAAGTTATTACACTTTACATGTATGCTTTATGTGGATCAAATTCTTGTGATTACATGTCCGGAAGTAAAGGTGAaggatttttgttttattggaGTGACGTTGATGTCATGTTATCAACACCCTCACCACAAATCAGCATGGATTCGTTCCATCCTGGTTGTGCGTTCATAGCAACGAGAAATGGTTGTCAACCAGGATTTTGTAAACTAATTCAATGTCACGCCAAGTGTGATTACTATTCTAGAACAgggtttttacaattaagaCAGCAGATGAATTTTAATGTAAACTTTGACCTCACAAATCGAGGACCCAGTTTTTCAACGAATTATCCAGATGGATTTGACCGTTGCCATGCGTTACCTATACACCCAGATTCGTCTAATGTATTCTTAAAAacctttcaaacaaaattttggaaTGATGTTAAATCAGAAATAATCAAAGACAACATAACGGTTATGCATTGCGTTCCTAAAGGTCCAGAAAAGGGAGATGAAGATGGACATCAATGGTTGATCTCATTTTCTGTTATTGAGCAAAAAATTGTCCATTCATTGAACCATGTCCAGTTTTGTTGTTACGGATTGATGAAAATCTTTATACATATAGTTATTGATATTCATCCTGACACTCACGACACGATTacttcgtaccatttaaaaacGGTTCTGTTCCATGTCATTGAAGACATCCATCCTGATTTTTGGATTCTacagaatatattttattgtctaCGAATATGCTTGACGCGACTTTTATTATTTGCTACTAAAGGCTGCTGTCCTAGTTATTTTATACctgaaaataatcttttttttcaaaaactagaCTGGTTGAGAAAAGATGCACTATAA